A DNA window from Dunckerocampus dactyliophorus isolate RoL2022-P2 chromosome 17, RoL_Ddac_1.1, whole genome shotgun sequence contains the following coding sequences:
- the olfm1b gene encoding olfactomedin 1b isoform X2, which yields MQPASRLLTLVLLVFMGTELTQVLPANPEESWQVYSSGQDGEGRCVCTVVAPQQSMCSRDARTKQLRQLLEKVQNMTQSIQVLDQRTQRELQYVEKMEVQLRGLQTKFRQVEENHMQNIAKQYKAIKAKMEEIRPLIPVLVEYKADAKLVLQFKEEVQNLTSVLSELQEEMGAYDYEELHSRVSNLEERLRACMQKLACGKLTGISDPITIKTSGSRFGSWMTDPLAPEGDTRVWYMDGYHNNRFVREYKSMQDFMTSDNFTSHRLPHPWSGTGQVVYNGSIYFNKFQSHVIIKFDFRTSSISKSRQLDYAGFNNAYHYAWGGHSDIDLMVDEGGLWAVYATNQNAGNIVISKLNPNTLQIVKSWTTNHPKRSAGESFMICGTLYVTNGYSGGTKVYYAYSTNSSTYEYIDIAFQNKYSHISMLDYNPRDRALYAWNNGHQVLYNVTLFHVIRSEEL from the exons ATGCAGCCCGCCAGCAGGCTCCTCACGCTGGTTCTCCTCGTCTTCATGGGCACAGAACTCACCCAA GTGCTGCCGGCTAACCCAGAGGAGTCGTGGCAGGTGTACAGTTCGGGTCAGGATGGCGAGGGTAGGTGCGTGTGCACCGTGGTGGCGCCCCAGCAGTCCATGTGCTCGAGGGACGCCCGCACCAAACAACTGAGGCAGCTGCTGGAGAAG GTCCAGAACATGACCCAGTCCATCCAGGTGCTGGACCAGAGAACCCAGAGAGAGCTCCAGTATGTGGAGAAGATGGAGGTTCAGCTCCGCGGCCTGCAGACCAAGTTCAGGCAGGTGGAGGAGAACCACATGCAGAACATCGCCAAGCAATACAAG GCCATAAAGGCGAAAATGGAGGAGATTAGACCGTTGATACCGGTGTTGGTGGAGTACAAAGCCGATGCCAAATTGGTATTGCAGTTTAAGGAGGAGGTCCAGAATCTGACGTCAGTTCTAAGCGAACTTCAGGAGGAGATGGGGGCCTATGACTACGAGGAGCTCCACAGCAGAGTGTCAAATCTCGAGGAGAGACTCCGAGCGTGCATGCAAAAATTAG CATGCGGAAAACTGACGGGCATCAGTGACCCCATCACCATAAAGACGTCAGGGTCCAGGTTTGGCTCCTGGATGACTGACCCTCTGGCGCCTGAAGGGGACACCCGG GTCTGGTACATGGACGGCTACCACAACAACCGCTTTGTGCGGGAGTATAAGTCCATGCAGGACTTCATGACGTCGGACAACTTCACGTCCCACCGGCTCCCCCACCCGTGGTCCGGAACCGGCCAGGTGGTCTACAACGGTTCCATCTACTTCAACAAGTTCCAGAGCCACGTCATCATCAAGTTTGACTTCCGCACCTCCTCCATCAGCAAGTCCCGGCAGCTGGACTACGCTGGCTTCAACAACGCGTACCACTACGCTTGGGGTGGCCATTCCGACATTGACCTGATGGTGGACGAGGGGGGCCTGTGGGCCGTCTACGCCACCAACCAGAATGCAGGTAATATAGTCATCAGCAAGTTGAACCCCAACACATTGCAGATCGTGAAAAGCTGGACCACAAACCACCCCAAAAGAAGTGCCGGCGAGTCTTTTATGATCTGTGGCACGCTGTACGTCACCAACGGGTACTCAGGTGGTACCAAGGTCTACTACGCCTACTCCACCAACTCCTCTACGTACGAGTACATCGACATCGCTTTTCAGAATAAGTACTCTCATATCTCCATGCTGGACTACAACCCGCGGGACCGTGCCCTCTATGCCTGGAACAACGGGCACCAGGTGCTCTACAACGTCACGCTGTTCCACGTCATCCGCTCAGAGGAACTGTAA
- the olfm1b gene encoding olfactomedin 1b isoform X1 translates to MSVPLLKIGVVLSTMAMITNWMSQTLPSLVGLNTTKLTAAQGGYLDRSTGVLPANPEESWQVYSSGQDGEGRCVCTVVAPQQSMCSRDARTKQLRQLLEKVQNMTQSIQVLDQRTQRELQYVEKMEVQLRGLQTKFRQVEENHMQNIAKQYKAIKAKMEEIRPLIPVLVEYKADAKLVLQFKEEVQNLTSVLSELQEEMGAYDYEELHSRVSNLEERLRACMQKLACGKLTGISDPITIKTSGSRFGSWMTDPLAPEGDTRVWYMDGYHNNRFVREYKSMQDFMTSDNFTSHRLPHPWSGTGQVVYNGSIYFNKFQSHVIIKFDFRTSSISKSRQLDYAGFNNAYHYAWGGHSDIDLMVDEGGLWAVYATNQNAGNIVISKLNPNTLQIVKSWTTNHPKRSAGESFMICGTLYVTNGYSGGTKVYYAYSTNSSTYEYIDIAFQNKYSHISMLDYNPRDRALYAWNNGHQVLYNVTLFHVIRSEEL, encoded by the exons ATGTCGGTGCCGCTGCTGAAGATCGGCGTGGTGCTCAGCACCATGGCCATGATCACCAACTGGATGTCGCAGACTCTGCCCTCGCTGGTGGGGCTCAACACTACCAAGCTGACGGCGGCGCAGGGGGGCTACCTGGATCGCAGCACCGGA GTGCTGCCGGCTAACCCAGAGGAGTCGTGGCAGGTGTACAGTTCGGGTCAGGATGGCGAGGGTAGGTGCGTGTGCACCGTGGTGGCGCCCCAGCAGTCCATGTGCTCGAGGGACGCCCGCACCAAACAACTGAGGCAGCTGCTGGAGAAG GTCCAGAACATGACCCAGTCCATCCAGGTGCTGGACCAGAGAACCCAGAGAGAGCTCCAGTATGTGGAGAAGATGGAGGTTCAGCTCCGCGGCCTGCAGACCAAGTTCAGGCAGGTGGAGGAGAACCACATGCAGAACATCGCCAAGCAATACAAG GCCATAAAGGCGAAAATGGAGGAGATTAGACCGTTGATACCGGTGTTGGTGGAGTACAAAGCCGATGCCAAATTGGTATTGCAGTTTAAGGAGGAGGTCCAGAATCTGACGTCAGTTCTAAGCGAACTTCAGGAGGAGATGGGGGCCTATGACTACGAGGAGCTCCACAGCAGAGTGTCAAATCTCGAGGAGAGACTCCGAGCGTGCATGCAAAAATTAG CATGCGGAAAACTGACGGGCATCAGTGACCCCATCACCATAAAGACGTCAGGGTCCAGGTTTGGCTCCTGGATGACTGACCCTCTGGCGCCTGAAGGGGACACCCGG GTCTGGTACATGGACGGCTACCACAACAACCGCTTTGTGCGGGAGTATAAGTCCATGCAGGACTTCATGACGTCGGACAACTTCACGTCCCACCGGCTCCCCCACCCGTGGTCCGGAACCGGCCAGGTGGTCTACAACGGTTCCATCTACTTCAACAAGTTCCAGAGCCACGTCATCATCAAGTTTGACTTCCGCACCTCCTCCATCAGCAAGTCCCGGCAGCTGGACTACGCTGGCTTCAACAACGCGTACCACTACGCTTGGGGTGGCCATTCCGACATTGACCTGATGGTGGACGAGGGGGGCCTGTGGGCCGTCTACGCCACCAACCAGAATGCAGGTAATATAGTCATCAGCAAGTTGAACCCCAACACATTGCAGATCGTGAAAAGCTGGACCACAAACCACCCCAAAAGAAGTGCCGGCGAGTCTTTTATGATCTGTGGCACGCTGTACGTCACCAACGGGTACTCAGGTGGTACCAAGGTCTACTACGCCTACTCCACCAACTCCTCTACGTACGAGTACATCGACATCGCTTTTCAGAATAAGTACTCTCATATCTCCATGCTGGACTACAACCCGCGGGACCGTGCCCTCTATGCCTGGAACAACGGGCACCAGGTGCTCTACAACGTCACGCTGTTCCACGTCATCCGCTCAGAGGAACTGTAA